One genomic window of Parabacteroides pacaensis includes the following:
- the hisH gene encoding imidazole glycerol phosphate synthase subunit HisH — protein sequence MEVAIVKYNAGNIYSVDYALKRLGIIPTITADPELLQKADKVIFPGVGEALSTMEYLRQHRLDEIIINLKQPVLGICLGMQLMCRYSEERNTRCLGIFDTEVKRFIPQRHEDKVPHMGWNTLTNVKSKLFTTGLENKFVYFVHSYYVPVNEHTAATTDYIEPFSAALHKNNFYATQFHPEKSGSVGESILKNFLNR from the coding sequence ATGGAGGTTGCTATTGTAAAATATAATGCAGGAAATATTTATTCGGTAGATTATGCACTCAAACGGCTGGGAATTATTCCTACAATTACGGCAGACCCCGAATTATTACAAAAGGCTGATAAGGTTATATTCCCCGGCGTAGGGGAAGCGCTGAGTACAATGGAATATCTCCGGCAACACCGGTTGGACGAAATAATTATAAACCTGAAGCAACCGGTCCTCGGCATTTGTTTGGGAATGCAACTGATGTGCCGTTATTCCGAAGAAAGAAATACCCGATGCTTAGGCATTTTTGATACGGAAGTAAAACGATTCATTCCTCAACGGCACGAAGATAAAGTCCCTCACATGGGATGGAATACTCTCACAAATGTTAAAAGCAAGCTTTTTACTACCGGGTTAGAGAATAAATTTGTTTACTTTGTACACAGTTATTATGTTCCGGTAAACGAACATACGGCTGCCACTACCGATTACATTGAGCCTTTCAGTGCCGCACTGCATAAAAATAATTTTTATGCCACACAGTTTCACCCGGAAAAAAGTGGATCGGTAGGCGAATCCATATTAAAAAACTTTCTAAATAGGTAG
- the purU gene encoding formyltetrahydrofolate deformylase codes for MNDSQQQGPTAILLMHCPDSPGILATLTEFINVNNGNIVYLDQYVDRIKNVFFMRIEWELDKFVIPKNKIEEYFHTLYAIKFNISFRLYFNDYTPRMAIFVSKMSHCIYDMLARYTAGEWKVEIPVIISNHPDLEVVAKRFDIPFELVPITKETKTEQEKKEITLLKKYQVDFIVLARYMQVLSADFIQHFPNKIINIHHSFLPAFVGAKPYHAAFERGVKLIGATSHYVTTDLDAGPIIEQDITRITHKDTVETLVRKGKDLEKIVLSRAVDKHIARKVLVFENKTIIFN; via the coding sequence ATGAACGATTCTCAGCAACAAGGCCCCACAGCTATCCTTCTGATGCATTGTCCGGATTCACCGGGTATTCTTGCTACTCTTACGGAATTTATCAATGTAAACAATGGAAATATTGTTTATTTGGATCAATATGTAGACCGTATTAAAAATGTTTTCTTTATGCGTATAGAGTGGGAACTGGACAAGTTTGTTATTCCGAAAAATAAAATAGAAGAATATTTTCACACCCTGTATGCTATAAAATTCAATATTTCTTTTCGTCTTTACTTCAATGATTATACTCCCCGTATGGCAATCTTCGTATCTAAGATGTCACATTGCATATATGATATGCTGGCACGTTACACCGCAGGGGAATGGAAAGTGGAAATACCGGTTATTATCAGTAATCATCCGGACCTGGAAGTAGTAGCCAAGCGTTTTGACATTCCTTTCGAATTAGTGCCTATTACGAAAGAGACAAAAACAGAACAGGAAAAGAAAGAAATTACACTCTTAAAAAAATACCAAGTCGATTTTATTGTCCTGGCACGTTACATGCAAGTACTTTCTGCTGATTTCATCCAGCATTTCCCCAATAAAATAATTAATATCCACCATTCTTTTTTGCCTGCTTTTGTAGGAGCAAAACCCTACCATGCTGCCTTTGAACGGGGGGTGAAACTAATCGGAGCTACCAGCCATTATGTTACTACCGATTTGGATGCAGGCCCCATCATAGAACAAGACATTACCCGGATTACCCATAAAGATACGGTAGAAACGTTGGTAAGAAAAGGGAAAGATTTGGAAAAAATCGTACTTTCACGTGCAGTAGATAAACATATTGCCCGCAAAGTATTGGTATTTGAAAACAAAACAATCATTTTTAATTAA
- a CDS encoding OmpP1/FadL family transporter gives MKKVIVLACLSMLPLTYAAAEGYQANAQSTKQAGMGHVGVAMKLGAESMHFNPAGLAFMENNIHLSAGVSGVFSKGKFTSGDYMQKSDNTPTTPLYLYAGFKIYDFLAAGVSVTTPYGSIMDWGKDWKGSHLVQDISLKAFNIQPTVSWKIMDRLSIGAGLMMEFGNIKLSRALIGPGAINNMANTLLPQLQPILQQHPEWMGMVNTMIQDIEKYKDASAASVNLKGNAGIRLGFNVGAMFDVNDKITVGVSYRSKVKARVKEGDISLSYANESDLKEKLLPEVNALLNKIKSEYPNVSLPISGIAVPPLDEGTFSAELPLPDNWNVGITYKPTDRWILSGEVQFVGWGAYDQLAIEFSPSSLSQYDLVADKKYENSRIYRVGAQFAATSRFDVRLGAYYDESPVKDNYLNPETPSMDKLGITAGLSFRPIDCLSVDFAFSYVTGFGRDGSYTDKDLLTGTTRTFGGHYNVYALMPAIGVSYAF, from the coding sequence ATGAAGAAAGTAATTGTATTGGCATGTCTTTCCATGCTTCCCTTAACTTACGCAGCCGCAGAGGGCTACCAAGCAAATGCGCAAAGTACCAAACAGGCCGGTATGGGGCATGTGGGTGTTGCTATGAAATTAGGTGCGGAAAGCATGCATTTTAATCCGGCGGGATTAGCTTTTATGGAGAATAACATTCATCTGTCGGCCGGTGTCTCCGGAGTTTTCTCAAAAGGAAAATTTACCAGCGGAGATTATATGCAGAAGTCCGATAATACACCTACCACTCCTCTTTATTTATATGCAGGATTTAAGATTTATGATTTCCTTGCTGCCGGTGTAAGTGTCACTACTCCTTATGGAAGTATCATGGATTGGGGGAAAGATTGGAAAGGGTCTCATCTGGTTCAGGATATTTCTTTAAAAGCTTTTAATATACAACCTACCGTATCCTGGAAAATTATGGACCGGTTAAGTATCGGGGCAGGGCTGATGATGGAGTTCGGAAATATAAAATTGAGCCGTGCTTTAATCGGCCCCGGAGCTATCAATAATATGGCCAATACGTTGTTACCTCAGCTTCAACCTATTTTACAGCAGCATCCGGAATGGATGGGAATGGTAAATACGATGATACAAGATATTGAAAAATATAAAGATGCCTCGGCTGCTTCCGTGAATTTGAAAGGGAATGCCGGGATACGATTGGGATTTAACGTCGGAGCTATGTTTGACGTAAATGATAAAATCACTGTTGGGGTGTCTTACCGTTCTAAAGTAAAAGCCAGGGTAAAGGAAGGCGATATTTCATTAAGTTACGCTAATGAATCGGATTTAAAGGAAAAATTATTGCCGGAAGTCAATGCTCTTTTAAATAAGATTAAATCCGAATATCCGAATGTGAGCCTCCCCATTTCCGGAATTGCTGTTCCGCCTTTGGATGAAGGTACTTTTTCCGCCGAATTGCCTTTGCCTGACAATTGGAATGTAGGAATCACCTATAAACCGACTGATCGCTGGATTCTTTCCGGAGAAGTACAATTTGTCGGTTGGGGTGCTTACGATCAATTGGCTATTGAATTTTCTCCCTCTTCGTTAAGCCAGTATGATTTAGTTGCCGACAAAAAATACGAAAACTCACGTATCTATCGTGTAGGTGCTCAATTTGCTGCTACTTCCCGTTTTGATGTACGTTTGGGTGCTTACTATGATGAATCTCCCGTAAAAGATAACTACCTGAATCCGGAAACACCCAGTATGGATAAATTGGGAATTACCGCAGGGTTAAGTTTCCGTCCTATTGATTGTTTGTCTGTTGACTTTGCGTTTTCGTATGTAACAGGTTTTGGCCGGGATGGTTCTTATACGGATAAAGATTTACTTACGGGTACAACTCGTACTTTTGGCGGACATTATAATGTATATGCCTTGATGCCTGCCATAGGTGTTTCTTATGCTTTTTAA
- the glgP gene encoding alpha-glucan family phosphorylase — translation MKIKANNANTPVWRDIYAHSKLPKKLEPLQEIAYNLWWVWNYEATKLFGKLDNNLWKKTEGNPVLLLQSLSYQRLEEIAADKELMEEMNSVYAQFKAYMNEKPDTHKPSVAYFSMEYGLTNILKIYSGGLGVLAGDYIKEASDSHVDLAAVGFLYRYGYFTQTLAMDGQQIANYEPQNFNQLPIEQVMDENGEPMILEVPYPGRIVYANIWRVNVGRVPLYLMDTDMDKNSEWDRSITYQLYGGDWENRIKQEYMLGIGGILMLNKLGIKKQIYHCNEGHAALINAQRLVEYIQNEHLSFNEALEVVRASALYTVHTPVPAGHDYFDEGLFGKYMGEFPGKLGISWQEFIDMGRENPGSNEKFSMSVFALNTCQEANGVSKLHGYVSQKMFAPVWKGYFPEELHVGYVTNGVHMPTWASTEWKKFFHKNFNKNFFDDQSNVKYWEAINDVPDEEIWGIRQALKRKLTEYIKVQFRDSWLKNQGDPSKVVSILEQINPNSLLIGFGRRFATYKRAHLLFTDLDRLAKIVNNEKYPIQFLFTGKAHPADGGGQGLIKHIMEISRRPEFLGKIIFLENYDMRLARRLIAGVDVWLNTPTRPLEASGTSGEKAEMNGVINFSVLDGWWYEGYREGAGWALTEKRTYENQQYQDQLDAATIYHILENEIIPTYYAKNSKGFSPEWISYIKNSMCQIAPNYTMKRMIDDYLTLFYSKLATRSAKLHANNYAKAKEIAAWKQEVATHWDEVETVSIDIDENLINAGPVVGQPYTVKIVLDRKGMQGMLGVELVTISIDQERQEQKLRHVYEFSVEKVEGSKVYYTLTVTPEEAGALKMAFRIFPKNEDLPHRQDFAYVRWIQK, via the coding sequence ATGAAAATCAAAGCGAACAACGCCAATACTCCGGTATGGAGAGATATTTATGCACACTCAAAACTTCCTAAAAAGTTAGAGCCTCTTCAGGAGATTGCGTACAATTTATGGTGGGTATGGAATTACGAAGCCACTAAACTCTTTGGTAAATTAGACAATAATCTATGGAAAAAAACGGAAGGTAATCCTGTTTTACTCTTACAAAGCCTATCTTACCAACGATTGGAAGAAATTGCTGCTGATAAAGAGCTAATGGAAGAAATGAATTCCGTATATGCTCAATTTAAGGCATATATGAATGAAAAACCAGATACACACAAACCTTCTGTTGCTTATTTCAGCATGGAGTACGGGCTGACTAACATCTTGAAAATCTATTCGGGCGGTTTGGGTGTATTAGCGGGCGACTATATTAAAGAAGCAAGCGATTCGCATGTAGACTTAGCCGCAGTCGGTTTCTTATATCGTTACGGTTATTTTACTCAAACGCTTGCCATGGACGGTCAGCAAATTGCAAACTATGAACCGCAAAATTTCAACCAGTTGCCTATTGAACAGGTAATGGATGAGAACGGAGAACCTATGATTCTGGAAGTTCCTTATCCGGGAAGAATTGTTTATGCCAATATCTGGAGAGTGAACGTAGGCCGTGTTCCTTTATATCTGATGGACACGGATATGGATAAGAACAGCGAGTGGGATCGTTCCATTACTTATCAATTATATGGTGGTGACTGGGAAAACCGTATCAAACAAGAATATATGTTAGGTATCGGCGGTATTTTAATGCTGAACAAACTCGGAATTAAAAAACAGATTTATCACTGCAATGAAGGACATGCTGCCTTAATTAATGCACAACGTTTGGTAGAATATATACAAAACGAACATCTTTCTTTTAACGAAGCATTAGAAGTGGTACGTGCATCCGCTTTGTATACGGTACATACTCCCGTGCCTGCCGGCCATGATTATTTTGATGAAGGTTTATTCGGCAAATATATGGGCGAATTTCCTGGTAAACTAGGTATTAGTTGGCAGGAATTTATCGATATGGGACGCGAAAATCCGGGATCAAACGAAAAGTTCTCTATGAGTGTTTTCGCATTAAATACTTGCCAGGAAGCCAACGGGGTAAGTAAACTCCATGGATATGTTTCGCAAAAAATGTTTGCTCCGGTTTGGAAAGGATATTTCCCCGAAGAATTGCATGTAGGGTACGTTACGAATGGGGTACACATGCCTACCTGGGCTTCTACGGAATGGAAGAAGTTCTTTCACAAAAACTTTAATAAAAACTTTTTCGACGATCAATCGAATGTAAAATATTGGGAAGCTATCAATGATGTACCTGATGAAGAAATCTGGGGAATCCGCCAAGCTTTGAAAAGGAAATTGACCGAATACATTAAAGTACAATTCCGTGATAGCTGGCTAAAGAACCAGGGAGATCCGTCTAAAGTGGTTTCCATCCTGGAACAAATCAATCCTAATTCCCTATTGATCGGTTTCGGTCGCCGCTTTGCGACTTACAAACGCGCCCATTTGTTGTTTACTGATCTGGATCGTTTGGCTAAGATTGTAAATAATGAAAAATATCCTATCCAATTCTTGTTTACGGGAAAAGCGCATCCGGCTGACGGAGGTGGACAAGGCTTGATCAAACATATCATGGAAATTTCCCGGCGTCCGGAATTCCTAGGAAAAATCATCTTCCTTGAAAATTATGATATGCGTCTGGCACGCCGCTTAATCGCAGGTGTCGACGTTTGGTTAAATACCCCTACCCGACCTTTAGAAGCTTCCGGTACATCGGGCGAAAAAGCTGAAATGAACGGTGTAATCAACTTTTCAGTGCTTGACGGTTGGTGGTACGAAGGGTATAGAGAAGGAGCTGGCTGGGCATTGACTGAAAAACGTACTTACGAAAACCAGCAATATCAAGATCAATTAGATGCCGCTACCATTTATCATATTTTAGAAAACGAGATTATCCCCACTTATTATGCTAAAAACAGCAAGGGATTCTCTCCGGAATGGATCAGCTATATTAAAAACTCCATGTGCCAAATTGCACCCAATTATACGATGAAACGTATGATTGATGACTATTTGACATTGTTTTATAGCAAATTAGCTACCCGGTCTGCAAAACTTCACGCAAACAATTATGCCAAGGCAAAAGAAATTGCCGCTTGGAAACAAGAAGTGGCTACCCATTGGGATGAAGTAGAAACAGTTTCTATAGATATAGACGAAAATCTCATCAATGCAGGACCGGTGGTAGGTCAGCCTTATACTGTTAAAATCGTTTTGGACCGTAAAGGTATGCAAGGCATGTTAGGAGTAGAACTTGTTACAATAAGTATCGACCAAGAACGGCAGGAACAAAAGCTACGTCACGTGTACGAATTCTCGGTTGAGAAAGTAGAAGGCTCTAAAGTGTATTATACGCTTACGGTTACTCCGGAAGAAGCCGGAGCGCTTAAAATGGCGTTTCGTATATTCCCTAAAAACGAAGACCTTCCTCATCGCCAGGACTTCGCTTATGTACGTTGGATCCAAAAATAA
- a CDS encoding glycosyltransferase → MNMSVATPDYLFESSWEVCNKVGGIYTVLSTKAHTLQQKLQDRVIFIGPDVWGDKVAPDFEEDSSLFSDWKHYAEAVDGLKLKIGRWKVPGNPPAILLDFMPFFAERDTFFFSMWENFKVDSIHAYGDYDESCIFALATGRLIESFYHFYQLENKKVVALFNEWMLGMGALFLQKQVPAIATIFTTHATSIGRSIAGNNKPLYAYLDQYNGDQMAKELNMEAKHSVEKQTAHFADCFTTVSDITARECTQLLDRAPDVVTPNGFEPNFVPTGKEYITKRKEARQTLINVTEKLLGCKISKDALLVSTSGRYEYRNKGIDVFIEAINRLRASNDLTREVVAFIMVPAWVRDARADLKAAIEKNFNNGTPLQFPFITHWLNNMQEDRVLNYLAYCGFTNAATEKLKIVFVPCYLSGNDGIFNKSYYDLLIGMDATIYPSYYEPWGYTPLESVAFGIPTITTNLAGFGLWSLKFLSGSNIKEGVSVIDRTDFNYFEVADAIRDTLLTLSEASPKELSMIQKNCFQLAKQAEWSKFIWYYERAFDVALTRAAKRNC, encoded by the coding sequence ATGAACATGAGTGTAGCGACGCCAGATTATCTATTCGAAAGTAGTTGGGAAGTATGCAATAAAGTAGGGGGAATTTATACGGTTCTTTCTACGAAAGCTCATACATTGCAACAAAAGTTACAGGATAGAGTAATCTTTATCGGCCCGGACGTATGGGGGGACAAAGTAGCTCCTGATTTTGAAGAAGACAGCTCATTATTTTCAGACTGGAAACACTATGCCGAGGCCGTAGACGGTTTAAAACTTAAAATCGGACGTTGGAAGGTACCGGGAAATCCACCCGCTATTCTTTTGGACTTTATGCCGTTTTTTGCAGAACGGGATACTTTCTTTTTTTCTATGTGGGAAAACTTTAAAGTAGATTCGATCCATGCGTATGGCGACTATGACGAATCTTGCATCTTTGCTTTGGCAACAGGACGGTTAATTGAAAGTTTTTATCACTTTTATCAATTAGAAAATAAAAAAGTCGTAGCCTTGTTTAACGAATGGATGCTAGGAATGGGAGCTTTGTTCTTGCAAAAACAAGTACCGGCTATTGCCACTATATTTACCACCCATGCTACTTCCATAGGTCGTTCTATCGCCGGGAATAACAAACCACTCTATGCTTATTTAGATCAATACAACGGCGACCAGATGGCTAAGGAATTAAATATGGAAGCCAAACATTCGGTTGAAAAACAAACAGCCCATTTTGCCGATTGCTTTACTACCGTAAGTGATATTACAGCACGCGAATGCACTCAATTACTCGATAGGGCACCGGATGTAGTAACACCTAACGGTTTCGAACCGAATTTTGTACCGACAGGCAAAGAGTATATAACCAAACGTAAAGAGGCACGTCAAACATTAATCAACGTGACGGAAAAGCTTTTAGGGTGTAAAATCAGCAAAGATGCCTTATTAGTTTCCACGAGCGGACGTTACGAATACCGGAACAAAGGCATCGATGTGTTTATTGAAGCCATTAACCGGTTACGGGCTTCCAATGACCTGACTCGTGAAGTAGTTGCTTTTATTATGGTTCCGGCTTGGGTACGTGACGCACGTGCCGACTTGAAAGCTGCCATCGAGAAAAATTTCAACAACGGTACACCTTTACAGTTTCCTTTCATTACGCATTGGTTAAACAATATGCAAGAAGACCGGGTATTAAATTATTTGGCTTACTGCGGTTTTACGAATGCAGCAACAGAAAAACTAAAAATCGTATTCGTACCTTGCTATTTATCCGGTAATGATGGAATTTTCAATAAGTCCTATTATGACTTATTAATAGGCATGGATGCTACGATCTATCCATCTTATTATGAACCTTGGGGATATACCCCCTTGGAAAGTGTGGCTTTCGGTATTCCTACCATTACTACTAATTTAGCGGGCTTCGGATTATGGTCGTTGAAGTTTTTGTCGGGAAGCAACATCAAGGAGGGAGTATCCGTAATCGATCGTACTGATTTCAACTATTTTGAAGTAGCCGATGCCATTAGAGATACCTTATTAACTCTATCCGAAGCATCGCCCAAAGAGTTGTCCATGATTCAAAAAAATTGTTTTCAATTGGCAAAACAAGCGGAATGGAGTAAGTTTATTTGGTACTATGAAAGAGCTTTTGATGTAGCATTAACACGGGCCGCCAAAAGAAATTGCTAA
- a CDS encoding lysophospholipid acyltransferase family protein codes for MKKKISAWLLRLAGWKLGPIDSGIPKCVVCVAPHTSNWDFILGKLFYNALGRQASFLIKKEWFFFPFNLIFNAMGGVPVDRKHRTSVVEQMAEEFKKRENFQLAVTPEGTRKPAKEWKKGFYYIALKAKVPIMMAYFDYGKKEVGIKGVFYPTGNDVEDIKAIRAYYKGVQAKHPENFIDIQ; via the coding sequence ATGAAGAAAAAGATAAGTGCATGGTTACTCCGTTTAGCCGGGTGGAAATTAGGGCCGATCGATTCAGGTATTCCTAAATGTGTTGTTTGTGTAGCTCCCCATACCAGTAACTGGGATTTTATACTAGGAAAACTTTTTTATAACGCATTAGGTCGTCAAGCTAGTTTCTTAATTAAAAAGGAATGGTTCTTTTTCCCTTTTAATTTAATATTTAACGCAATGGGGGGAGTGCCGGTAGACAGGAAGCATCGTACATCGGTAGTAGAACAAATGGCTGAAGAATTTAAAAAACGAGAAAATTTTCAGTTGGCTGTTACGCCGGAAGGAACGCGTAAACCTGCCAAAGAATGGAAGAAAGGCTTCTACTATATAGCATTGAAAGCAAAAGTCCCTATTATGATGGCCTATTTCGATTATGGTAAGAAAGAAGTCGGCATAAAGGGTGTATTTTATCCTACGGGCAATGACGTCGAGGACATTAAAGCAATCCGTGCTTATTATAAAGGTGTGCAAGCTAAACATCCCGAAAACTTTATAGATATACAATAA
- a CDS encoding amidohydrolase, which yields MSTDKLRISLVQSHIVWEDRNENLDYYGELLRRVCGKTDIALLPETFTTGFSMNVAALSDSADGKTVATVKEWSKKYDMAVAGSFIASENGQYFNRGFFITPDGSVSFYDKRHLFRMAEEDKYYTPGNSRLIVSYKGWNIGLIICYDLRFPVWCRNVDNEYDVLLCCANWPEARKKVWKTLLEARAIENMAYVCGVNRVGIDGNGVLFRGDSLIFSPKGKKLANAGKREEITRTCTLDKEELEKLRAKFPCWKDMDRFTIDSLS from the coding sequence ATGTCAACCGATAAATTACGTATTAGTCTTGTCCAATCTCACATCGTTTGGGAAGATAGGAATGAAAATTTGGATTATTATGGCGAATTACTTCGTCGTGTGTGTGGAAAAACCGACATTGCTTTATTACCGGAAACATTTACTACAGGTTTCTCTATGAATGTAGCTGCTTTATCCGACTCTGCAGATGGCAAAACCGTTGCCACGGTTAAAGAATGGTCAAAGAAATACGATATGGCAGTTGCCGGAAGTTTTATAGCCTCTGAAAATGGTCAGTACTTTAATCGTGGATTTTTTATCACTCCCGACGGGTCTGTGTCGTTTTATGATAAACGTCATCTTTTTCGGATGGCAGAAGAAGATAAGTATTATACTCCCGGTAATTCCCGTTTGATTGTTTCTTACAAGGGATGGAATATAGGTCTTATTATTTGTTATGATTTACGTTTTCCCGTATGGTGTAGAAATGTCGATAACGAATACGATGTTTTGTTGTGTTGCGCCAATTGGCCGGAAGCCCGTAAAAAAGTCTGGAAAACTCTTCTGGAAGCCCGGGCAATAGAAAATATGGCGTATGTATGTGGAGTAAACCGGGTAGGGATTGATGGAAACGGGGTTCTCTTTCGTGGAGATTCTCTTATTTTTTCCCCGAAAGGAAAAAAATTGGCGAATGCGGGTAAACGGGAAGAAATTACGCGTACTTGTACATTGGATAAAGAAGAACTGGAAAAACTCCGGGCTAAATTTCCCTGTTGGAAAGATATGGATCGTTTTACCATCGATTCTCTTTCCTAA
- a CDS encoding FadR/GntR family transcriptional regulator translates to MDTLKIQHQTVTLVDQVEDKLLNYFKENNLYTGDSIPNEVELAAALGVARSVLREALSRLKMMGMIDTRTRRGMILTEPSILGGMKRVVDPRILSEESLFDILGFRIALEIGMCSDLFQNITTKDLEELEEIVKLGIVFENNEYAPVSEFSFHAKLYEITGNKTISEFQAIIHPVMVFVKNKFKDLLEPINIKMKEKGKIVTHADLLGYLKNRDEVGYKKAIEQHFAVYKIFMKKRS, encoded by the coding sequence ATGGATACATTAAAAATACAACATCAAACGGTTACCTTAGTAGATCAGGTAGAAGACAAGCTCCTCAATTATTTCAAAGAAAATAATTTATATACAGGCGATTCCATTCCTAACGAAGTGGAGCTGGCTGCGGCTTTGGGAGTAGCGCGTAGTGTATTAAGAGAAGCACTAAGCCGTTTAAAAATGATGGGAATGATAGATACCCGTACCCGGCGGGGAATGATTCTAACCGAACCTTCTATTCTGGGAGGGATGAAACGGGTCGTAGATCCCCGTATTTTAAGTGAAGAGTCCCTGTTTGATATTCTAGGTTTTCGTATAGCATTGGAAATAGGGATGTGTAGTGACCTTTTTCAAAATATAACTACAAAAGACCTGGAAGAATTGGAAGAGATTGTAAAGCTAGGCATTGTTTTCGAAAACAACGAATATGCTCCCGTAAGTGAATTTTCTTTTCATGCCAAATTGTATGAAATAACCGGAAACAAAACCATTTCGGAATTCCAAGCGATTATCCACCCGGTTATGGTTTTTGTCAAGAACAAATTCAAAGATCTCTTGGAACCGATTAATATTAAAATGAAAGAAAAAGGCAAAATCGTGACGCATGCCGATTTGCTAGGTTACCTGAAAAATCGGGACGAAGTAGGTTATAAAAAAGCAATAGAACAGCATTTCGCAGTTTATAAGATATTTATGAAGAAAAGAAGCTGA